Below is a genomic region from Amphiura filiformis unplaced genomic scaffold, Afil_fr2py scaffold_57, whole genome shotgun sequence.
aaaattatcgaagaaattaaaaaaaaaaaaaaaaaaaaatcttatcagagatgtgacggccatacttagatacagactttaaggtacatatttcgaggtgcataacagacacaaaatttgtgtcataacaaacaccaaattggtgtcgatgacctgacatgcatgcattcttttgtgatggtctttcaatttgtgccgagtgtccttgggagacttgactatgcttcagtggtcatgaaaggattcaatagataacctctgccccactaatccccagctattgtctgaaattgcacctcggaagatatattataacaactcagtccctcaaatgatagtcatataacgaccaaaagataaatgactgactatcattgaggactgagttccgcagtctaggccatactatgaattcaaaagttcaaaacattACATGATGTTCCGAAATTAAGtcataacagaagaagatcaaaagaaggttgattaaAACGGTTGTGGTAATGGCCCAGAACGGTTCCGAATGTCATCACAAAAGATGCCCCCATTCCAAAAGAAGGTgctaaaagtcatcacaaaagaaggttgatgttTCCAGTTTTTTCACCTGTTTTACATGTCAATATCGCTCCGGCTCGTTACCAAAAATACTGGCACAAGTCACAAAcggttttgtctcagccatttattaatttctagaatatgcctcaAAGATCCACGTATGACGACATCATAAACTTTTTTTATTGTCATGCATtgcatgcagtaggcctatttaactaatctactgctagcaacatttggcatttattgaacattgacttcaacgtatacagctgtataccaccacaccaggttcaaccaagttagcagataaagggcaaccagttattgacttttctcctggtaaattggtcaataagcaaacaTTCTTGGTCTGAGCAATCCGACAGCCTCGTTAACTAAtctactgctagcaacatttggcatttattgaacattgacttcaacgtatACAGCTGTATACCACCACACCATGCAGgttcaaccaagttagcagataaagggcaaccagttattgacttttctcctggtaaattggtcaataagcaaacaTTCTTGGTCTGAGCAATCCGACAGCCTCGTGAAAAATTAATTGACGGTGTAGttatagtatcattaacagattctatacgctatagcataacaacaagcacatacaggcaagtattttgccagtatcaataaaactataatgaggctattaatgtagcccaactgtacgtatacaatctggcaataccgctaaatcttaaagaaattaaaaatatctgttgcaattttcggatttgcataaaagtaattctagtaaatccaagttgtaaaacaattatttcttttaatacaaacacattccttggtaaagACAACTTTAAAGACAActtcaataccggaagtgtccggtactcaaggtcatttgcatcacaacccagctgaagacaaggtttcagtcgcaacatcggttcgtccgtcaaaaataggtatgtctggttgaccagatttaaatcaaatcttaatttcaacatacccagatgaatgagagtctacacagttttatATCAAttggtttttagcgggttcgccgtcggacaagtttagaactatcaagctttcgtcaggagtagctctaggacaaagtacctaagaatgagacatgtagaccgccccttgtctactgatgactctgaaaagagtcgttcactgaagactgccccttgtcaacagagaacaagcagatctcgcctatctgctaatataaaggttttggtggctctgaaaagagccgttcactgaagactgccccttgtctacagagaactagcagatctcgcctatctgctaatataaaggttttggtggctctgaaaagagccgtttgctgaagactgccccttgtctacagaaacaagcagagcTAAATATgctgtgcagttttcagtttttgctccatcctcttagtaagtgaccatgtttcagctccataggtcatggctggtagtacacattgcctttcgtttcagacaagttggcatcgtacttctcatgatgtcattgagcttgccaaatgcacaccaaccagccctagtcatcctctttacttcatccatgtgattgtgagtcatgttgattagttgtcctaagtacacatattggtccacctTTTCTATTTATGTGTTCCCTACCATGACCAGCTGTTCTGTGGCGAGCTGGTTGAACATTACTTTCGTATTTTCATGTTTATCTTTAGACCCACTTGATTGCTTCTCTGGTtgagatcattgatcatttctCTTAGGTCTTTAGCATTGTCTGTTATTATGACTATGTCATCTGCGAAGCGAAGGTGACTCAGGTTGTCTCCGTTTATGCTAATGCCCTTACTTTCCCAGTCTAGGTGACGTATAATTTCTTGAAGTGCCGCATTAAACAATTTAGGTGAAATGGTATCACCTTGTCGCACCCCTCGTTGGATAGATATCTTATCACTGTCCTTGTGGAGGCGAATTGTTGAAGTGCCCTTGCTGTAGATAGTATCTATTATCTGGATGTATCCAGGATGGACGCCTTGCTGTTTGAGGGCTGTGATGACTGCCTGGATCTCAatgctatcaaaagctttttcgtAGTCAATGAATCATAGTGGCTGTCTATTCACCCATCTTTTCAACAGTTTGGTTGATGACATGTAGGTGATCCATGGTTGTATAACCGCTTCGGAACCCCGCCTGTTCCCTGGGTTGGTTGAAGTCAAGGATGTTGGTAATCCGATTTGTAAGAACTTTGGTGAAAAGTTTATATGTGTTTGAGAGTAAGCTGATTGGTCTGTAGTTCTTCAAGTCTTTGATGTCCCCTTTCTTGTGAATGAGAATTATAAGGGCATTATTCCAACTGTCCGGTGTCTGGTTAGTCTGGATACATAGTGTGAATAGCTTTGCAAGCTCTGCCTTTACTGCGCTGCCTCCATCCTTGAGAATGTCAACTAGCACTCCATCTTCTCCTGGTGCTTTACCTCTTTTCATGTCATTGAGACATTTGTCAACTTCATCCTCTCCAATTGGTGGTATATACTCTTCTGCACTTTCAACGTCTATAATTGGTGTTTTTTTGGAGTTATTTGGACTTTGCTGGAGTAGAGATCTTGGTAGAACTCTTCTACCCGCTTGATGACTAATTCTCTGTCTGAGATTGTGTTTCCGTCTTCCCCCTTCAGTGCTATTATTTGAGATTTTCCAGTGGCAAGTCCTTGCTTTGTTTTCTTGTAGCTTTTGTTATCTTCAAGAGTTTTCTGAATCATCTTTGTGTTGTGTGCTCGGATTTCATTTGTCATTCGCTTCCTTATGGTTTTGCATAATTCTGTATTCTCGATATGTTGGATTCCAATCGTGTTCTTCATTTCCCGTCTCTTTTTCATCATTTCAAAAGTTTCCTTTGAAATCTTGTCTATCTTCT
It encodes:
- the LOC140144469 gene encoding uncharacterized protein, which codes for MQVNLDKLQQNKEEFQMKLQNKFDLLKDEAEDLDVNDVCERFTNTILDCALETAGKKDPQKIDKISKETFEMMKKRREMKNTIGIQHIENTELCKTIRKRMTNEIRAHNTKMIQKTLEDNKSYKKTKQGLATGKSQIIALKGEDGNTISDRELVIKRVEEFYQDLYSSKVQITPKKHQL